The proteins below are encoded in one region of Enhydrobacter sp.:
- a CDS encoding acyl-CoA dehydrogenase family protein, with translation MDLTLNPEHKAFADEVRAFAERHLSPATRAKTFSGKHYDRADHVEWQQALGRQGWLAYTWPKKYGGPGWDVTRRFLFENVLAEEGAPRIIPFGVKMVGPVIYTFGSDEQKERFLPGIRTSEVQWCQGYSEPGAGSDLANLRTRAVREGDHYIVNGQKTWTSFAHWADWIFCLVRTDPDAKPQEGISFLLIDMKTPGVTVRPIVMLDGAHHVNDVFFDNVKVPVANRIGKEGEGWTCAKFLLANERLGIAEVPASKRGVRSLRDIARAEPQDGRTLADDPAFAAKIADIDLQVQALEMSELRALSTMALGGAPGPEVSTLKIRGSEIQQRIAELAMEAVGEYAQPYQPGMLFQNTNETPVGPDHAPPAAPRYFNMRKTSIYGGSNEIQKNIVSKMVLGL, from the coding sequence ATGGACCTCACGCTGAACCCGGAGCACAAGGCCTTCGCCGACGAGGTGCGCGCTTTCGCGGAGAGGCATCTCTCGCCCGCGACCAGGGCCAAGACCTTCTCGGGCAAGCACTACGATCGTGCCGATCACGTCGAGTGGCAGCAGGCGCTCGGCCGGCAGGGCTGGCTCGCCTACACCTGGCCGAAGAAGTACGGCGGTCCGGGTTGGGATGTGACCCGCCGCTTCCTGTTCGAGAACGTGCTGGCGGAAGAGGGCGCGCCGCGCATCATCCCGTTCGGCGTGAAGATGGTCGGGCCGGTCATCTATACCTTCGGCAGCGACGAGCAGAAGGAACGCTTCCTGCCCGGCATCCGCACGTCGGAGGTGCAATGGTGCCAGGGCTATTCCGAGCCCGGGGCCGGCTCCGATCTCGCCAACCTGCGCACGCGCGCGGTGCGGGAAGGTGATCATTACATCGTGAACGGCCAGAAGACCTGGACATCGTTCGCCCATTGGGCCGACTGGATCTTCTGCCTCGTGCGCACCGATCCCGACGCCAAGCCGCAGGAGGGCATCTCCTTCCTGCTGATCGACATGAAGACGCCGGGCGTTACGGTGCGGCCCATCGTCATGCTGGACGGCGCGCACCACGTGAACGACGTGTTCTTCGACAATGTGAAGGTTCCGGTCGCCAACCGGATCGGCAAGGAAGGCGAGGGCTGGACCTGCGCCAAGTTCCTGCTGGCCAACGAGCGGCTGGGCATCGCCGAGGTGCCGGCCTCCAAGCGCGGCGTGCGCTCGCTGCGCGACATCGCCCGCGCCGAGCCGCAGGACGGTCGCACGCTGGCCGACGACCCGGCTTTCGCGGCCAAGATCGCCGACATCGACCTGCAGGTGCAGGCCCTGGAGATGAGCGAGCTGCGGGCGCTCTCGACCATGGCGCTGGGCGGGGCGCCGGGGCCCGAGGTCTCGACGCTGAAGATCAGGGGATCGGAGATCCAGCAGCGCATCGCCGAGCTCGCCATGGAGGCGGTGGGCGAATATGCCCAGCCCTATCAGCCCGGCATGCTGTTCCAGAACACCAACGAGACGCCGGTCGGCCCCGATCATGCGCCGCCGGCCGCGCCGCGTTATTTCAACATGCGCAAGACCAGCATCTATGGCGGCAGCAACGAGATCCAGAAGAACATCGTGTCCAAGATGGTGTTGGGGTTGTAG
- a CDS encoding acyl-CoA dehydrogenase family protein, producing the protein MDLAFTAEEQKFADEVRAFVKANLPADVRDKVKNGKHLDRDDYMRWQQALGKKGWLVYTWPRKHGGPGFTPAERYIFENVCAEEYAPGIIPFGTKMVGPVIYTFGTDEQKAKFLPAIRESTVWWCQGYSEPGSGSDLASLRTKAEKQGDHYIVNGSKTWNTMGHWADWIFCLVRTDPRAKPQEGISFLLIDMKTPGITVKPIIMMDGGHEVNEVFFDNVKVPVANLVGKENEGWTCAKFLLANERLGIAAVPQSKRGVEALKDIARAERENGKPLIENQGFAEKIADLEIQVTALEFTELRVLSQMAQGGQPGPEVSGLKIRGSEIQQRITELTMEAVGEYAAPYLPELLWHGANEAPVGPEYAHLAAPRYFNNRKTTIYGGSNEIQKGIISKMVLGL; encoded by the coding sequence ATGGATCTCGCTTTCACCGCAGAAGAGCAGAAATTCGCCGACGAGGTGCGGGCCTTCGTGAAGGCGAACCTGCCGGCCGATGTCCGCGACAAGGTGAAGAACGGCAAGCATCTCGACCGCGACGACTACATGCGTTGGCAGCAGGCGCTGGGGAAGAAGGGCTGGCTGGTCTACACGTGGCCCAGGAAGCACGGCGGCCCGGGCTTCACGCCGGCCGAGCGCTACATCTTCGAGAATGTCTGCGCCGAGGAATACGCGCCGGGCATCATTCCGTTCGGCACCAAGATGGTCGGGCCGGTGATCTACACCTTCGGCACCGACGAGCAGAAGGCGAAGTTCCTGCCGGCGATCCGCGAGAGCACCGTCTGGTGGTGCCAGGGCTATTCCGAGCCGGGCTCGGGGTCCGATCTCGCGAGCCTGCGGACCAAGGCCGAGAAGCAGGGCGACCACTATATCGTGAACGGCTCGAAGACCTGGAACACGATGGGCCATTGGGCCGACTGGATCTTCTGCCTGGTCCGCACCGACCCCAGGGCCAAGCCGCAGGAGGGCATCTCCTTCCTGCTGATCGACATGAAGACGCCCGGCATCACCGTGAAGCCTATCATCATGATGGACGGCGGGCACGAGGTGAACGAGGTCTTCTTCGACAACGTGAAGGTCCCCGTCGCCAACCTCGTCGGCAAGGAGAACGAGGGCTGGACCTGCGCCAAGTTCCTGCTCGCCAACGAGCGGCTGGGCATCGCCGCCGTGCCGCAGTCCAAGCGCGGCGTCGAGGCGCTGAAGGACATCGCGCGCGCCGAGCGGGAGAATGGCAAGCCCTTGATCGAGAACCAGGGCTTTGCCGAGAAGATCGCCGACCTCGAGATCCAGGTGACGGCGCTCGAATTCACCGAGCTGCGCGTGCTGTCGCAGATGGCGCAGGGCGGGCAGCCGGGACCTGAAGTCTCCGGCCTCAAGATCAGGGGCTCGGAGATCCAGCAGCGCATCACCGAGCTCACGATGGAGGCGGTCGGCGAGTATGCCGCGCCCTATCTGCCGGAGCTCTTGTGGCACGGCGCCAACGAGGCGCCGGTCGGGCCGGAATACGCCCATCTCGCTGCGCCGCGCTACTTCAACAACCGCAAGACCACGATCTACGGTGGCAGCAATGAGATCCAGAAGGGCATCATCAGCAAGATGGTGCTGGGATTGTGA
- a CDS encoding arabinose transporter, which yields MNNPLTSVRLPLLPVTVVVFIAFLTMGLAMPILPLHVHHTLGMGETMVGVVAGAQFAAALLSRIQAGLLSDTRGAKRSTQVGLLAAALTGIVYYASLLLLQAPVASVVVLIVGRLLIGCAESFIVTGTLTWGVALVGPQNAGKVIAWVGIAMYAAYAVGAPIGVYIYGHYGFWGIAGATVLVPLVAFACALPLAPVAPPTARRAPFYKVIGAVWLPGLGLAFCSVGLGAITAFIALLYSNKGWGGTSLIFTIFGIAFIGARIFFSHLPDKIGGARVALVCVLIEAAGQFLIWQAPAPTIAYVGAALTGFGYSLAFPGFGVEAVRVAPPQSRGMAMGAYVAFLDISLGLAGPLLGIVGHRFSIAAIYLASGVVVFSAAPVAAALLTARSAPSPT from the coding sequence ATGAACAATCCATTGACGTCAGTCCGCCTGCCCCTCCTGCCCGTCACCGTCGTGGTCTTCATCGCCTTCCTCACGATGGGCCTCGCCATGCCGATCCTGCCGCTGCATGTCCACCATACGCTGGGTATGGGAGAGACGATGGTGGGCGTCGTGGCCGGTGCGCAATTCGCGGCAGCCCTGCTGTCGCGCATCCAGGCCGGCCTCCTGTCCGATACGCGCGGTGCCAAGAGATCGACGCAAGTGGGCCTGCTGGCCGCCGCGCTGACCGGCATCGTCTACTACGCCTCGCTCCTGCTGCTGCAGGCGCCGGTCGCCTCGGTGGTGGTGCTGATCGTCGGACGGCTGCTGATCGGCTGCGCCGAAAGCTTCATCGTCACCGGCACCTTGACCTGGGGTGTCGCCCTGGTCGGGCCGCAGAACGCCGGCAAGGTCATTGCCTGGGTGGGCATCGCCATGTACGCCGCCTACGCGGTCGGCGCGCCGATCGGAGTCTACATCTATGGCCACTACGGCTTCTGGGGCATCGCCGGCGCCACCGTGCTGGTGCCCCTGGTCGCGTTCGCCTGCGCCCTCCCCCTGGCCCCGGTCGCGCCGCCGACGGCGCGCCGCGCGCCTTTCTACAAAGTGATCGGCGCCGTGTGGCTGCCGGGCCTGGGGCTCGCCTTCTGCAGCGTGGGCCTCGGCGCCATCACCGCCTTCATTGCCCTCCTCTACTCGAACAAGGGATGGGGCGGCACGTCGCTCATCTTCACGATCTTCGGCATCGCCTTCATCGGTGCGCGCATCTTCTTCAGCCATCTGCCCGACAAGATCGGCGGCGCCAGGGTGGCGCTGGTCTGCGTGCTGATCGAGGCGGCCGGCCAGTTCCTGATCTGGCAGGCGCCGGCGCCAACCATCGCCTATGTCGGCGCCGCGCTGACCGGCTTCGGCTATTCGCTCGCCTTCCCGGGCTTCGGCGTCGAGGCCGTCCGCGTGGCACCGCCACAGAGCCGCGGCATGGCGATGGGCGCCTACGTCGCCTTCCTCGACATCTCGCTCGGGCTGGCCGGCCCTCTGCTCGGGATTGTCGGCCATCGCTTCAGCATCGCCGCGATCTATCTTGCAAGCGGTGTGGTCGTCTTCAGCGCCGCCCCCGTCGCGGCAGCGCTCCTCACGGCACGATCAGCGCCTTCTCCGACCTGA
- a CDS encoding CoA transferase: MPGPLAGVKVIDLTAVLLGPFATQHLADMGADVIKVEPPEGDLLRASGAAMSRDKNMGPIYMAANRNKRSICLDLKKPAAVEVLKGMIRTADLFIHNSRPAAVERLGLGYEDLKKINPSIVYAYSLGYARRGPYGHKPAFDDLVQGVSGAASLQSRVDGLPPKFMPSLVADKTTGLHLCIAVLGALYHRKCTGEGQMIEVPMLETLASFWLTEHLFGATWTPPRGDMGYDRIINKYRHPFPTRDGYICALPYTDQHWITFFELAGRPDLAKEKRFIDRNERARHFSELYQVLASLLEHRSTVEWLEMFDKADIPAMPVHSMEQLLEDPHLNATGFFTEREHPSEGPIKTFASPLDFEKTKVEYRHHAPRLGGDGVEVLREAGLSDAEIDKLRSEKALIVP, from the coding sequence ATGCCGGGACCGCTTGCGGGCGTGAAGGTGATCGACTTGACGGCGGTGCTGCTGGGGCCGTTCGCTACCCAGCATCTCGCCGACATGGGCGCCGACGTGATCAAGGTCGAGCCGCCGGAGGGCGATCTGCTGCGCGCCTCGGGCGCCGCGATGAGCCGCGACAAGAACATGGGCCCGATCTACATGGCGGCCAACCGCAACAAGCGCTCGATCTGCCTCGATCTCAAGAAGCCCGCCGCGGTCGAGGTCCTGAAGGGCATGATCCGGACAGCCGATCTCTTCATCCACAACAGCCGGCCCGCCGCCGTGGAACGGCTGGGACTGGGCTACGAGGACCTCAAGAAGATCAACCCCTCGATCGTCTACGCCTATTCGCTGGGCTATGCCCGCCGCGGGCCCTATGGCCACAAGCCCGCCTTCGACGATCTGGTGCAGGGCGTGAGCGGCGCGGCCTCGCTGCAGAGCCGCGTCGATGGCCTGCCGCCCAAGTTCATGCCGAGCCTGGTGGCCGACAAGACGACCGGCCTCCATCTCTGCATCGCGGTGCTGGGCGCGCTCTACCATCGCAAATGCACCGGCGAGGGGCAGATGATCGAGGTGCCGATGCTGGAGACGCTGGCCTCCTTCTGGCTCACCGAGCATCTGTTCGGCGCCACCTGGACGCCGCCGCGCGGCGACATGGGCTACGATCGCATCATCAACAAGTATCGCCATCCTTTCCCGACCAGGGATGGCTACATCTGCGCGCTGCCCTACACCGACCAGCACTGGATCACCTTCTTCGAGCTCGCCGGCCGGCCCGATCTCGCCAAGGAGAAGCGGTTCATCGACCGCAACGAGCGGGCCAGGCACTTCAGCGAACTCTACCAGGTGCTGGCATCGCTGCTGGAGCATCGCTCGACCGTGGAGTGGCTCGAGATGTTCGACAAGGCGGACATCCCCGCGATGCCGGTGCATTCGATGGAGCAGTTGCTCGAGGACCCGCATCTGAACGCCACCGGCTTCTTCACCGAGCGCGAACATCCCAGCGAGGGTCCGATCAAGACCTTCGCGAGCCCGCTCGATTTCGAGAAGACCAAGGTCGAGTACCGCCACCACGCGCCGCGGCTGGGAGGCGATGGCGTCGAGGTGCTGCGCGAGGCCGGCCTGAGCGACGCCGAGATCGACAAGCTCAGGTCGGAGAAGGCGCTGATCGTGCCGTGA
- a CDS encoding CaiB/BaiF CoA-transferase family protein, with product MSGALDGLLVVSVEQAVAAPYCSARLADAGARVIKIERPEGDFARGYDGYVHGLASYFVWLNRGKQSVVLDFKRKDDLALLHRLIGKSDVLIQNLAPGAAQRAGFGAAEMRARDKRLITVDISGYGDHGPYKDRRAYDLLVQAESGMASITGTEHAPGRIGVSATDIGTGMYAHAAVLEALLARTKTGEGRAISVSLFSSMAEWMSVPLLAKDYGAYDWPRLGLTHPTIAPYGVYSTADKVPVLISIQNDREFTRLCEGVLDRPGLDREPEFATNKARNARRDETNAIVQQSFGAQRFADLAARLDAAQIAWARVSSVADLSQHPQLRRTMFGTPNGEVSLPALAASYPGEPARLGDVPALGQHTDQVRREFAA from the coding sequence ATGTCTGGAGCGTTGGACGGCCTGCTGGTGGTGAGCGTCGAGCAGGCGGTGGCCGCCCCCTATTGCTCGGCGCGGCTGGCGGACGCCGGCGCGCGGGTGATCAAGATCGAGCGGCCCGAGGGCGATTTCGCACGCGGCTACGATGGCTATGTGCACGGTCTGGCGAGCTACTTCGTCTGGCTGAATCGCGGCAAGCAGTCGGTCGTGCTCGACTTCAAGAGGAAGGACGACCTCGCGCTGCTCCATCGCCTGATCGGCAAGTCGGATGTGCTGATCCAGAACCTGGCGCCCGGCGCCGCGCAGCGAGCGGGCTTCGGCGCGGCGGAGATGCGCGCCAGGGACAAGCGCCTGATCACTGTCGACATCTCGGGCTACGGCGATCACGGCCCTTACAAGGACCGCCGCGCCTACGACCTCCTGGTGCAGGCCGAGAGCGGCATGGCCTCGATCACCGGCACCGAGCATGCGCCGGGCCGCATCGGCGTCTCGGCGACCGACATCGGGACCGGCATGTACGCCCATGCGGCGGTACTCGAGGCGCTGCTGGCGCGGACGAAGACGGGCGAGGGCCGCGCCATTTCAGTGTCGCTCTTCTCCTCGATGGCCGAGTGGATGAGCGTGCCGTTGCTCGCCAAGGACTACGGCGCCTACGACTGGCCGCGGCTCGGCCTCACCCATCCCACGATCGCGCCTTATGGCGTCTATTCGACCGCGGACAAGGTGCCGGTGCTGATCTCGATCCAGAACGACCGCGAGTTCACGCGGCTCTGCGAGGGCGTGCTCGACCGGCCGGGTCTCGACCGCGAGCCCGAGTTCGCCACCAACAAGGCGCGCAACGCGCGGCGCGACGAGACCAATGCCATCGTGCAGCAGAGCTTCGGTGCCCAGCGCTTCGCCGATCTCGCCGCCCGCCTCGACGCCGCACAGATCGCCTGGGCGCGCGTGAGCAGCGTGGCCGACCTGTCGCAGCATCCGCAGCTTCGGCGCACGATGTTCGGCACGCCGAACGGCGAGGTGTCGCTGCCGGCGCTCGCCGCCTCCTATCCGGGCGAGCCGGCACGTCTCGGTGACGTGCCGGCGCTGGGCCAGCATACCGACCAGGTGCGGCGCGAGTTCGCCGCTTGA